In Choloepus didactylus isolate mChoDid1 chromosome X, mChoDid1.pri, whole genome shotgun sequence, a genomic segment contains:
- the LOC119523173 gene encoding LOW QUALITY PROTEIN: DNA damage-regulated autophagy modulator protein 2-like (The sequence of the model RefSeq protein was modified relative to this genomic sequence to represent the inferred CDS: substituted 2 bases at 2 genomic stop codons) — protein sequence MLVWGNVKCYRSFMHCYHLCSLXTSSSSESXRKSYHQIEQSWPCAWITELLGTFYCGKLPVLICSSLLYNGNFGTDIVQKLHWNPEDKGYVLHMITTAAEWSMSFSFFGFFLSYICDFQKISLQVEANLQGLTLYDTAPCPINNERTRLLSRDL from the coding sequence ATGCTTGTTTGGGGCAATGTTAAATGTTACCGCAGTTTTATGCATTGCTACCATTTATGTTCGTTATAAACAAGTTCAAGCTCTGAATCCTGAAGAAAATCGTATCATCAGATTGAACAAAGCTGGCCTTGTGCTTGGATTACTGAGTTGCTTGGGACTTTCTATTGTGGCAAACTTCCAGTGCTGATTTGCTCATCACTTTTGTACAATGGCAATTTTGGCACTGATATAGTGCAGAAACTCCATTGGAACCCTGAGGACAAAGGTTATGTGCTTCACATGATCACTACTGCAGCAGAATGGTCcatgtcattttccttctttggTTTTTTCCTAAGTTACATCTGTGATTTTCAGAAAATATCTTTACAGGTGGAAGCCAATTTACAAGGATTAACCCTCTATGACACTGCTCCTTGCCCTATTAACAATGAACGAACTCGACTACTTTCCAGAGATTTATGA